From a region of the Castanea sativa cultivar Marrone di Chiusa Pesio chromosome 10, ASM4071231v1 genome:
- the LOC142612616 gene encoding uncharacterized protein LOC142612616 isoform X2 — translation MSRKALDSRHSIDSCTLRLHTWRPFRTTTSTTTTAAAATPPKTLDLSDSNPYSYSYNGAHTHTKRPCLADRATTTTKTPPFPIDAAIDMSKLSLIDDDNANKKNRIYNCGSFSLIARKRRRRGSRSVSGRSSDRSGTRRCCSVGASAAYGTCSDLPVTDSSGELFVNGDSNWGSDVSEARNSRKERDGGGGGGSGVSGSGDKENLGLGFGLIGGFDAQGNESGYGSEPGYRGDAEFGYGDEFDEEEDDPRLLFWGDRFGGEPDSKMEMAGENSFSDQKTHYRCRRKKHDCRMVYSLR, via the exons atgtcacgcAAAGCCCTAGATTCTCGGCACTCCATTGACTCTTGTACGCTTCGTCTTCACACATGGAGACCTTTCCGTACTACTACTTCAACTACTActactgctgctgctgctaCACCACCCAAAACCCTAGACCTCTCCGACTCAAACCCCTACTCCTACTCTTACAATGGGGCCCACACTCACACCAAGCGACCCTGCCTCGCCGACCGtgccaccaccacaaccaaaacGCCGCCGTTTCCAATCGACGCAGCTATCGACATGTCAAAGCTCAGCTTAATCGACGACGACAACGCCAACAAGAAGAACCGGATCTACAACTGCGGGAGCTTCAGCTTGATCGCAAGAAAACGACGCCGTCGCGGGTCCAGATCGGTCTCGGGTCGGAGCAGTGACCGGAGCGGGACGCGTCGCTGCTGCTCCGTCGGGGCGTCGGCCGCGTACGGCACGTGCTCGGATCTTCCCGTGACGGACTCGAGCGGAGAGCTGTTTGTGAATGGGGATTCCAATTGGGGTTCGGATGTGAGCGAAGCGAGGAACTcgaggaaagagagagatggagggggaggaggaggaagtggTGTTAGTGGGAGTGGAGATAAAGAGAATTTGGGACTTGGGTTTGGGCTAATTGGCGGGTTTGATGCTCAGGGAAACGAATCCGGATACGGTAGTGAACCCGGGTATCGCGGTGACGCGGAGTTCGGGTATGGGGATGAGTTTGATGAGGAGGAGGATGATCCAAGATTGTTGTTTTGGGGTGACCGATTTGGAGgag AGCCAGATTCTAAAATGGAGATGGCTGGAGAGAACTCATTCTCAGATCAAAAAACCCATTACAGATGCCGGCGTAAGAAACATGATTGCAGAATGGTTTATTCACTGAGGTAA
- the LOC142612616 gene encoding uncharacterized protein LOC142612616 isoform X1, which produces MSRKALDSRHSIDSCTLRLHTWRPFRTTTSTTTTAAAATPPKTLDLSDSNPYSYSYNGAHTHTKRPCLADRATTTTKTPPFPIDAAIDMSKLSLIDDDNANKKNRIYNCGSFSLIARKRRRRGSRSVSGRSSDRSGTRRCCSVGASAAYGTCSDLPVTDSSGELFVNGDSNWGSDVSEARNSRKERDGGGGGGSGVSGSGDKENLGLGFGLIGGFDAQGNESGYGSEPGYRGDAEFGYGDEFDEEEDDPRLLFWGDRFGGAEPDSKMEMAGENSFSDQKTHYRCRRKKHDCRMVYSLR; this is translated from the exons atgtcacgcAAAGCCCTAGATTCTCGGCACTCCATTGACTCTTGTACGCTTCGTCTTCACACATGGAGACCTTTCCGTACTACTACTTCAACTACTActactgctgctgctgctaCACCACCCAAAACCCTAGACCTCTCCGACTCAAACCCCTACTCCTACTCTTACAATGGGGCCCACACTCACACCAAGCGACCCTGCCTCGCCGACCGtgccaccaccacaaccaaaacGCCGCCGTTTCCAATCGACGCAGCTATCGACATGTCAAAGCTCAGCTTAATCGACGACGACAACGCCAACAAGAAGAACCGGATCTACAACTGCGGGAGCTTCAGCTTGATCGCAAGAAAACGACGCCGTCGCGGGTCCAGATCGGTCTCGGGTCGGAGCAGTGACCGGAGCGGGACGCGTCGCTGCTGCTCCGTCGGGGCGTCGGCCGCGTACGGCACGTGCTCGGATCTTCCCGTGACGGACTCGAGCGGAGAGCTGTTTGTGAATGGGGATTCCAATTGGGGTTCGGATGTGAGCGAAGCGAGGAACTcgaggaaagagagagatggagggggaggaggaggaagtggTGTTAGTGGGAGTGGAGATAAAGAGAATTTGGGACTTGGGTTTGGGCTAATTGGCGGGTTTGATGCTCAGGGAAACGAATCCGGATACGGTAGTGAACCCGGGTATCGCGGTGACGCGGAGTTCGGGTATGGGGATGAGTTTGATGAGGAGGAGGATGATCCAAGATTGTTGTTTTGGGGTGACCGATTTGGAGgag CAGAGCCAGATTCTAAAATGGAGATGGCTGGAGAGAACTCATTCTCAGATCAAAAAACCCATTACAGATGCCGGCGTAAGAAACATGATTGCAGAATGGTTTATTCACTGAGGTAA